The Musa acuminata AAA Group cultivar baxijiao chromosome BXJ1-3, Cavendish_Baxijiao_AAA, whole genome shotgun sequence genome window below encodes:
- the LOC135629591 gene encoding protein ROS1C-like: METMGAKLQQQEALEKQSAWVLATPAMPITPEKSPTTGPRDLNFSETATSSPPNEVQNHNVGSHQTILLNPTPGFSPIHFENVLVLTNPTGMQNIASFAWNDQPLALSNGKLLLSGSICHGDSHLLDRTFVGFCPNLRFTPEEAACTSNTKAMPVLVAPVTPAKGNKTNDSIQMHKEVEELIRGRRKEAGETQCYTTVHHDSSKLVASATPDKGKEIEDNIREVITPVDVDLIRNGNSQGGDQSEQSSFKKGTSSQELGVKLPTHASVSSVTSQLDIEQDEERINQGRELSSTTKKKGTRKRHRPKVLKDGLLTSKKPVTPQRVGKKREGQTGKRSYMRKNRSSNCPNTPSDTPRDTGDTSGTVSKSANQRTDNETKFIRRKLDFASESQPVDEYLEHAFTKSASQARGRCSTDSATCCRAKLNVQLGEGLEVEVENSGTGIAFDLNCSINQVLEESIRLPEDPSPLHRPSRRELLKKNWKYLARKSGNANSTDDSNFVGVSNLQNVKFQLKSDGDSDMTLMQDEVDYKQVESNYSTYPTSSDTHLIQPWFSNIPRFPQECKRRRTGTGHDGQFGQMARRDFKLFSSADEQKLIPTTVSQSPDFMLSFGQTKRATKKRSKIPIRAHKLVRNVTTAGCDYSLETPESRHQACMGSLFADAHVTMRTGKRTQRKRAHLKAISTMDHEDELVHFHEPVGLTSTSEDLQNFDFLHLHIIPVQECRRRSNILEPFGTNQMSQAIVPYTNQTDNCMAVAAEPQYSLVSYDSSMMVPYTETYSEIKRKRPRAKVDLDGETNRVWNLLMGKMVSDAEGPDMDREVQWGEQRQVFCGRADSFIARMRLIQGDRHFSPWKGSVLDSVIGVFLTQNVSDHLSSSAFMALAAKFPFKSRTDNVENRMSTLTEEYGSIPFTDDIDSLFVCHIGDVEVNKMDKANESTRINVKGDDLDNFFGQIVHAQGREVEVSLEAPNGRIEISIPIAENSESEAKRSLDDAVSSQTSVSSSVGSLNCTNHDTSFVGLTPHELLDIGLNGSVVSGSHSYASCQGHIQISGVNVVQEICNQDNDGNMLSEKCGALDQESEEERGIVDGLNSHGDPCQEISSTSNYQVNCSRNFSSCVPIVASESSDSDNIENADVIKMKSISSLLSSDPGSNNTHNKLVQRSFKDSSMETDSESRQRSSSMSNVTVSHDTCPSAIKQTSKSLVFSNADEITTILQQGEMKQYFQVVNSQHEVEFLAQKQHCQPQESFSNSCDDGKGNSMVTKAVEPDSKVQAFGLLEFPTEKLKGTPRVKKTKAESQKAKTFDWDSLRKEVCHNGYMSERSKDRMDSLDWDAVRCSDIREISETIRERGMNNVLAERIKDFLNRLLKDHGSLDLEWLRNVPPDKAKDYLLSIRGLGLKSVECVRLLTLHQHAFPVDTNVGRICVRLGWVPLQPLPESLQLHLLDLYPVLETIQKYLWPRLCTLDQRTLYELHYQMITFGKVFCTKSKPNCNACPMRGDCRHFASAFASARLALPGPEERRLVKSTVPNASETHQTTIFDPMPLSQIEESCFLRGIRSTNEPIIEEPPSPEHEFQGTLENEIEEVFYEDPCEIPTINLNLEEFTQNLQNYMLENMELQEGEIEKALVAITNEAASIPMPKLKNVKRLRTEHLVYELPDAHPLLEGLEPREYDDPCPYLLGIWAPGETAQSTEPPGTCCNSQEMGRICNDMTCFACSCRREEQTQTVRGTLLIPCRTANRGSFPLNGTYFQVNEVFADHQSSHSPLVVPRRLLWNLPRRTVYFGTSIPTIFRGLTTDEIRFCFWRGFVCLRGIDRQTRAPKPLSPRLHLAASHAQKKTSMKVGKKTQHKTASKS, translated from the exons ATGGAAACAATGGGGGCGAAGCTTCAGCAGCAGGAGGCTTTGGAGAAGCAGAGTGCTTGGGTTCTTGCCACTCCAGCAATGCCTATCACCCCTGAGAAAAGTCCCACAACCGGTCCTCGAGACCTCAATTTCTCCGAGACTGCAACCTCCTCTCCTCCAAACGAGGTTCAAAATCACAATGTTGGATCGCACCAGACCATATTGTTGAATCCAACGCCAGGGTTTTCTCCGATACATTTTGAGAATGTCCTGGTACTCACTAATCCAACTGGAATGCAGAACATAGCATCTTTTGCGTGGAACGATCAGCCTCTTGCTCTGTCAAATGGGAAGCTACTGCTGAGTGGAAGCATTTGTCACGGTGACAGTCATCTTCTCG ATAGGACTTTTGTCGGGTTTTGTCCAAATCTTAGATTTACCCCAGAGGAAGCTGCATGCACGAGCAATACTAAGGCAATGCCTGTTCTAGTAGCCCCTGTTACTCCAGCTAAGGGCAACAAAACAAATGATTCCATTCAGATGCACAAGGAAGTCGAGGAGCTGATCAGGGGAAGAAGGAAAGAAGCTGGTGAAACTCAGTGCTATACCACTGTTCACCATGATTCCTCAAAGCTAGTAGCATCTGCAACTCCAGATAAGGGAAAGGAAATCGAAGATAACATTCGGGAGGTGATCACTCCTGTTGATGTGGATTTAATCAGGAATGGGAACTCACAGGGAGGGGATCAATCTGAACAGAGTTCCTTCAAGAAAGGCACTTCCTCTCAAGAACTGGGGGTTAAGCTGCCTACACATGCTTCAGTTTCTTCTGTTACTAGTCAGTTGGACATTGAACAAGACGAGGAGAGGATAAACCAAGGAAGAGAACTCAGCAGCACTACAAAGAAGAAGGGAACAAGGAAAAGACACAGGCCAAAGGTCCTCAAAGATGGGCTCTTGACCTCAAAAAAACCAGTTACTCCACAGCGGGTTGGGAAAAAAAGAGAAGGCCAAACTGGTAAGAGGAGTTATATGCGcaagaatagaagctcaaattgcCCAAACACACCTTCTGATACGCCAAGAGATACTGGTGATACCTCAGGCACAGTATCAAAATCTGCCAACCAACGAACTGACAATGAAACCAAATTTATCAGGCGGAAATTGGATTTTGCATCTGAAAGCCAACCGGTAGATGAGTACCTCGAGCATGCTTTCACTAAATCAGCATCTCAAGCAAGGGGGAGATGTTCCACTGACAGTGCCACCTGCTGCAGAGCTAAGTTGAATGTGCAACTTGGAGAGGGACTGGAAGTTGAGGTGGAGAATTCAGGAACAGGCATTGCATTTGATCTAAATTGTTCCATTAATCAAGTGCTGGAGGAGTCCATAAGACTGCCAGAAGATCCATCTCCACTTCATCGACCTTCCAGAAGAGAATTGTTGAAGAAAAACTGGAAGTATCTGGCTAGAAAATCTGGCAATGCAAATAGTACAGATGACTCCAACTTTGTCGGAGTATCGAATTTGCAAAATGTCAAATTTCAATTAAAGTCAGATGGTGATTCAGACATGACTTTGATGCAAGATGAGGTGGATTATAAACAAGTTGAGAGTAATTATAGTACATATCCAACTTCAAGTGATACTCACCTTATACAGCCATGGTTCAGCAATATTCCACGATTTCCCCAGGAATGTAAAAGGAGGAGAACTGGCACAGGGCATGATGGACAATTTGGTCAGATGGCACGACGTGACTTCAAATTGTTTAGCTCTGCAGATGAACAAAAATTGATACCAACTACTGTATCACAATCTCCAGATTTCATGTTGTCATTTGGTCAAACCAAAAGGGCAACAAAGAAGAGATCAAAGATACCGATTCGAGCCCATAAGTTGGTCCGCAATGTGACAACTGCAGGTTGTGACTATTCCTTAGAAACCCCTGAAAGCCGACATCAGGCATGCATGGGATCCTTGTTTGCAGATGCTCATGTAACAATGAGAACAGGGAAGCGAACACAAAGGAAACGAGCTCATCTTAAGGCAATCTCAACTATGGATCACGAAGATGAACTTGTCCATTTTCATGAACCTGTTGGATTAACTTCAACATCAGAAGATCTACAAAACTTTGATTTTCTTCATCTTCATATCATTCCCGTTCAAGAATGCCGACGTAGGAGCAACATTCTAGAACCATTCGGCACCAACCAGATGTCTCAAGCAATAGTCCCTTATACCAATCAAACAGATAATTGTATGGCTGTTGCAGCTGAACCACAATACTCTCTTGTAAGTTATGATAGCAGCATGATGGTTCCATATACAGAGACCTATagtgaaatcaagagaaaacgcCCCAGGGCCAAGGTTGATCTCGATGGGGAGACAAACAGAGTCTGGAATCTTTTAATGGGAAAGATGGTTAGTGATGCAGAAGGACCAGATATGGATAGAGAAGTGCAGTGGGGGGAACAAAGGCAAGTTTTCTGTGGTCGTGCAGATTCATTTATTGCACGCATGCGTCTTATCCAag GGGATAGGCATTTCTCTCCATGGAAGGGATCAGTTTTGGACTCCGTGATAGGAGTATTTCTCACACAGAATGTATCAGACCATCTTTCAAG cTCTGCCTTTATGGCTCTTGCTGCAAAGTTTCCTTTTAAGTCAAGGACAGATAATGTAGAAAACAGGATGAGCACACTGACAGAAGAATATGGAAGCATCCCATTCACTGATGACATTGATTCTTTGTTCGTCTGCCACATTGGAGATGTGGAAGTGAACAAGATGGACAAGGCTAATGAATCAACAAGGATTAATGTTAAAGGTGATGACTTGGACAATTTTTTTGGTCAAATTGTGCATGCGCAAGGAAGAGAGGTTGAAGTGAGTCTTGAAGCACCAAATGGCAGAATAGAGATATCCATACCAATAGCAGAAAATTCAGAATCAGAAGCTAAAAGGTCCCTAGATGATGCAGTATCATCCCAAACCTCTGTGTCTTCTTCTGTTGGCTCTTTGAACTGCACTAATCATGACACAAGTTTTGTGGGATTAACCCCCCATGAACTTCTGGATATAGGTTTAAATGGCAGTGTGGTCAGCGGCTCACACAGTTatgcctcctgtcaggggcatatACAGATTTCAGGAGTAAATGTTGTGCAGGAAATTTGCAACCAGGATAATGATGGGAATATGTTATCAGAGAAGTGTGGTGCGCTCGATCAAGAGTCTGAAGAGGAAAGAGgaatagttgatggattaaacagTCATGGAGATCCTTGTCAAGAAATTAGTAGCACATCTAATTATCAAGTTAATTGTTCACGAAATTTTTCCTCATGTGTGCCAATTGTTGCATCTGAATCCTCTGATTCAGACAACATCGAGAATGCTGATGTGATCAAAATGAAAAGCATTTCCAGTTTGCTGAGTTCTGATCCAGGCAGCAACAACACGCACAACAAATTAGTTCAAAGAAGCTTCAAGGATTCGTCCATGGAAACTGATTCTGAAAGTCGACAACGATCATCATCGATGTCTAATGTGACTGTGTCACATGATACATGTCCATCTGCAATCAAACAAACTTCTAAATCACTTGTTTTCTCAAATGCAGATGAAATTACAACAATACTTCAGCAAGGTGAAATGAAGCAATATTTCCAAGTGGTAAATAGCCAACACGAAGTTGAATTTTTGGCTCAAAAACAACACTGCCAGCCCCAGGAATCATTTTCAAACTCCTGTGATGATGGAAAGGGCAATTCAATGGTTACTAAAGCAGTTGAACCTGATTCAAAAGTTCAAGCTTTTGGTCTGCTAGAGTTTCCAACTGAAAAATTAAAAGGTACACCAAGAGTAAAGAAGACCAAGGCTGAGTCTCAGAAGGCAAAGACTTTTGACTGGGATAGTTTGCGGAAGGAGGTATGCCACAATGGTTATATGTCAGAGAGAAGCAAAGACAGGATGGACTCACTGGATTGGGATGCTGTAAGGTGTTCAGACATAAGGGAAATTTCAGAAACCATTCGAGAAAGAGGAATGAACAATGTGCTGGCAGAGAGAATCAAG GATTTCCTAAACCGTCTACTTAAAGATCATGGAAGCCTTGACCTTGAGTGGTTAAGGAATGTTCCACCAGACAAAGCAAA GGACTACCTTCTGAGCATAAGAGGATTAGGACTAAAGAGTGTAGAGTGCGTTAGGCTTTTGACACTTCATCAACATGCTTTTCCT GTTGACACCAATGTTGGGCGCATATGTGTGAGGCTCGGGTGGGTGCCATTGCAGCCACTCCCGGAGTCCCTTCAACTGCATCTTCTGGATCT CTATCCAGTCTTGGAGACGATTCAAAAGTATCTATGGCCACGGCTATGCACACTTGATCAGCGGACATT GTATGAGCTGCATTATCAAATGATAACTTTTGGAAAG GTGTTTTGCACCAAAAGCAAACCAAATTGTAATGCATGCCCAATGAGAGGAGATTGCAGGCACTTTGCTAGTGCATTTGCTAG TGCAAGACTTGCACTTCCAGGACCAGAGGAAAGAAGATTAGTGAAATCGACAGTGCCTAATGCATCTGAAACTCATCAAACAACCATATTTGATCCAATGCCATTAAGCCAAATTGAGGAGAGTTGCTTCTTACGGGGTATTAGAAGCACTAATGAACCTATAATTGAAGAGCCACCATCACCTGAACATGAATTCCAGGGAACTTTAGAAAATGAGATAGAAGAAGTATTTTATGAAGATCCTTGTGAAATTCCTACCATAAATTTGAATTTGGAAGAGTTCACACAGAACTTGCAGAATTATATGCTAGAAAATATGGAGCTTCAAGAAGGTGAGATTGAGAAGGCTTTAGTTGCTATCACCAATGAAGCTGCTTCAATTCCCATGCCTAAGCTTAAAAATGTAAAGCGTCTCCGAACAGAGCATCTAGT CTATGAGCTTCCAGATGCACACCCTCTACTGGAAGGG CTAGAGCCAAGAGAGTATGATGATCCATGTCCTTACCTCCTCGGCATCTGGGCTCCAG gtgaaaccgCACAATCAACTGAACCACCAGGAACATGCTGCAATTCTCAAGAAATGGGTAGAATATGCAATGATATGACATGCTTTGCATGCAGTTGTAGACGAGAGGAACAAACTCAAACAGTCAGAGGAACTCTTCTG ATACCATGTCGAACTGCAAATAGAGGAAGCTTTCCGCTGAATGGCACTTACTTCCAAGTTAATGAA GTATTTGCAGATCATCAGTCTAGCCATAGTCCATTGGTTGTTCCGAGGAGATTGCTATGGAACCTGCCCAGGCGGACTGTTTATTTTGGCACCAGTATTCCAACAATATTCAGAG GTCTAACAACAGATGAGATTCGATTCTGCTTTTGGAGAG GATTTGTCTGCTTGAGAGGGATTGACCGACAAACAAGGGCACCCAAGCCTCTTAGTCCAAGACTGCACTTGGCAGCAAGCCATGCACAGAAGAAAACATCAATGAAGGTTGGGAAGAAGACTCAACATAAGACTGCCAGTAAAAGCTGA
- the LOC103979572 gene encoding arogenate dehydratase/prephenate dehydratase 6, chloroplastic-like, with translation MSPMAAALLSSPPKVIPTTAPPGAAAGSALLLLRSRHALAPVRSILRPDSSAPFNRADWQASCAILSSKAAAATGSSSDKPPSPSGDPPAADTEPDNDGGGNNHRPPSAIYGARTSLDPVSNLPRPLTISDLSPTPMHGSRLRVAYQGVPGAYSEAAAGKAYPNCEAIPCDQFEVAFQAVELWIADRAVLPIENSLGGSIHRNYDLLLRHRLHIVGEVQLPVHHCLLALPGVRKEYLTRVMSHPQALAQCELTLTRLGLNVTREAFDDTAGAAEHVASKGLRDTAAIASARAAELYGLQVLADGIQDDGCNVTRFVMLAREPIIPRTDRPFKTSIVFAHDGEGTSVLFKVLSAFAFRNICLTKIESRPHRHRPIRLVDDANVGTAKHFEYMFYIDFQASMAETRAQNALAEIQEFTSFLRLLGSYPTDMTPWGPTSSSNSPPSPSSSSSLD, from the coding sequence ATGTCGCCCATGGCCGCAGCTCTGCTCTCCTCGCCCCCCAAGGTGATACCCACTACGGCGCCCCCTGGCGCCGCCGCCGGatccgccctcctcctcctccgcagcCGCCACGCACTCGCCCCCGTGAGGTCCATTCTCCGCCCAGACTCCTCCGCCCCGTTCAACCGCGCCGACTGGCAGGCCTCCTGCGCCATCCTCTCCAGCAAGGCCGCCGCTGCCACCGGCTCCTCCTCCGACAAGCCGCCCTCCCCCTCCGGCGACCCCCCCGCCGCCGACACCGAACCCGACAACGACGGCGGCGGCAACAACCACCGCCCCCCTTCCGCCATCTACGGCGCGAGGACTTCGCTCGATCCCGTCTCGAACCTGCCGCGGCCGCTGACCATCTCGGACCTCTCTCCGACGCCGATGCACGGGTCGCGGCTCCGCGTGGCGTACCAGGGCGTGCCGGGCGCGTACAGCGAGGCGGCGGCCGGGAAGGCGTACCCCAACTGCGAGGCGATCCCGTGCGACCAGTTCGAGGTGGCGTTCCAGGCGGTGGAGCTGTGGATCGCGGACCGCGCGGTGCTCCCAATCGAGAACTCCCTGGGCGGCAGCATCCACCGCAACTACGACCTGCTTCTCCGGCACCGGCTCCACATCGTGGGGGAGGTGCAGCTCCCGGTGCACCACTGCCTGTTGGCGCTCCCGGGCGTGCGCAAGGAGTATCTCACCCGGGTGATGAGCCACCCGCAGGCGCTGGCCCAGTGCGAACTCACTCTCACCCGCCTCGGCCTCAACGTCACGCGCGAGGCCTTCGACGACACGGCCGGCGCCGCGGAGCACGTGGCCAGCAAAGGCCTGCGGGACACGGCGGCCATCGCGTCGGCCCGGGCGGCGGAGCTGTACGGGCTGCAGGTGCTGGCGGACGGGATCCAGGACGACGGCTGCAACGTGACGAGGTTCGTGATGCTGGCGCGGGAGCCCATCATCCCCCGCACCGACCGCCCCTTCAAAACCAGCATCGTCTTCGCCCACGACGGCGAGGGCACCTCCGTGCTCTTCAAGGTGCTCTCCGCCTTCGCCTTCCGCAACATCTGCCTGACCAAGATCGAGAGCCGCCCCCACCGCCACCGCCCCATCCGCCTTGTCGACGACGCCAACGTCGGCACCGCCAAGCACTTCGAGTATATGTTCTACATCGACTTCCAGGCGTCCATGGCGGAGACCCGCGCCCAGAACGCCCTCGCCGAGATCCAGGAGTTCACCTCCTTCCTCCGCCTTCTCGGTAGCTACCCCACGGACATGACCCCATGGGGCCCCACTTCCTCCTCCAACTCGCCGCCGtcgccatcctcctcctcctcgttagATTAG
- the LOC135629583 gene encoding nucleobase-ascorbate transporter 12-like codes for MADNRPPQRRARPGPWPPAAEAGTAAGAPAPAPAPLSWAKRTGFKGRVSGESNASNSGQIALPKPKEPGSDLDLEAGRRGHAASALPAPPVPAAANGEPDNMAGGGVGGGGAAPLPADQTARSRRDSDGGNKNAGLGPNGQAVRSDQPLRQRREQETATLPQLEEEEGGFSLRRVHIKYELRDSPGLVPIFFYGIQQYLSIMGSLILIPLVIVPAMGGTHEDISAVVSTVFFISGVTTLLHTFFGTRLPLIQGPSFVYLAPALAIINSPDFQGLNENNFKHIMKELQGALIISSAFQAIMGYTGMMSLLLRLINPVVVSPTIAAVGLSFFSYGFTQVGNCLEIGMVQILLVVVFSLYLRKIRIFGHRIFLIYAVPLGLGITWAIAFLLTASGVYSYGGCDIHIPASNTLSEYCRKHVPRMKHCRVDTSHALRSSPWFRLPYPLQWGTPVFNWKMAIVMCVISIIATVDSVGTYHASSLLVASRPPTAGVLSRGIGMEGISSIFAGLWGTGVGSTTLTENVHTIAVTKMGSRRAVELGAVMLILLSFVGKVGGFIASIPDVMVAGLLCFMWAMLAALGLSNLRYSETGSSRNNIIVGLSLFFSLSVPAYFQQYGLVPNANSSVPSYFQPYIVASHGPFHTGYKGINFVLNTLFSFNMVIAFLVAVVLDNTVPGSRQERGVYVWSELEAARREPAVTRDYELPFKVGKIFRWVKWVGL; via the exons ATGGCGGACAACCGGCCGCCGCAGCGGCGGGCCCGGCCCGGGCCTTGGCCACCGGCTGCAGAAGCGGGGACGGCCGCGGGGGCTCCTGCTCCGGCTCCGGCGCCGCTATCCTGGGCGAAGAGGACCGGGTTCAAGGGAAGGGTCTCCGGGGAATCCAACGCGAGTAACTCCGGCCAGATTGCGCTACCGAAGCCCAAAGAGCCGGGATCGGACCTGGATCTGGAGGCGGGGCGTAGGGGCCACGCAGCCAGTGCCCTTCCGGCGCCTCCTGTCCCGGCCGCTGCCAATGGGGAGCCTGACAACATGGCCGGAGGAGGAGTAGGAGGAGGTGGAGCAGCCCCGTTGCCGGCTGATCAGACGGCGAGGAGCAGGAGGGATTCCGATGGTGGAAACAAGAATGCAGGTTTGGGGCCCAATGGACAGGCAGTACGGTCTGACCAGCCATTGAGGCAACGGAGGGAGCAGGAGACAGCCACGCTGCCTCagctagaggaggaagaggggggcTTTTCGTTGAGACGGGTTCATATCAAGTATGAGCTGAGGGATAGTCCCGGTCTCG TGCCCATATTCTTTTATGGTATTCAACAGTATCTGTCAATAATGGGTTCCTTGATTCTTATACCACTGGTTATAGTTCCAGCAATGGGTGGCACTCAT GAAGATATTTCAGCTGTGGTGTCGACTGTGTTCTTCATCTCAGGTGTGACAACATTGTTGCACACATTCTTTGGAACCAGGCTACCACTAATACAGGGTCCTTCTTTTGTGTATCTGGCTCCAGCCTTAGCAATAATAAACTCACCAGACTTTCAAGGTCTTAATGAGAAT AATTTTAAGCATATTATGAAGGAGCTACAGGGAGCTTTAATAATATCTTCTGCATTTCAAGCTATAATGGGGTATACTGGAATGATGTCATTGCTTTTAAG GTTGATCAATCCAGTCGTTGTATCTCCCACCATTGCAGCAGTTGGactttctttttttagttatggCTTTACTCAAGTAGGAAATTGCCTGGAAATTGGTATGGTGCAGATATTGCTGGTTGTCGTTTTTTCACTT TATCTTAGGAAGATACGCATATTTGGTCAtcgaatatttttaatttatgcg GTTCCCTTGGGTCTGGGAATCACATGGGCCATTGCATTTCTTCTCACAGCATCTGGTGTATATAGCTACGGAGGTTGTGATATTCATATTCCTGCATCAAATACTCTATCAGAATACTGCAGAAAGCATGTGCCAAGGATGAAACACTGTCGTGTTGATACTTCTCATGCCTTAAGATCTTCACCATGGTTTCGACTTCCTTATCCATTGCAATGGGGCACTCCTGTTTTCAATTGGAAAATGGCCATTGTAATGTGTGTAATATCCATTATTGCAACTGTTGACTCG GTCGGCACATACCACGCATCATCTTTGTTGGTAGCATCaagacctccaacagcgggagttCTCAGCAGGGGTATTGGTATGGAAGGCATTTCTAGCATTTTCGCTGGTCTTTGGGGTACAGGAGTTGGTTCAACAACTCTTACAGAAAATGTTCACACTATTGCTGTCACTAAAATGGGCAGTCGCAGAGCAGTTGAACTGGGTGCTGTAATGTTAATACTTTTATCTTTTGTTG GTAAAGTCGGAGGCTTTATTGCTTCTATCCCTGATGTCATGGTTGCTGGTCTTCTTTGCTTTATGTGGGCCATGCTTGCTGCTTTGGGCTTGTCAAACCTACGTTACAGTGAGACAGGAAGCTCCAGAAATAATATCATAGTTGGACTCTCTTTGTTTTTTTCCTTATCTGTGCCTGCTTACTTCCAGCAATATGGCCTTGTTCCGAATGCAAATTCATCTGTGCCAAGTTACTTCCAACCATATATCGTGGCATCACATGGGCCTTTTCATACCGGATATAAAGGG ATAAATTTTGTCTTAAACACGCTGTTCTCATTCAACATGGTGATAGCATTTCTTGTTGCTGTGGTTCTCGATAATACTGTTCCTGGTAGTCGGCAAGAACGAGGGGTGTATGTTTGGTCTGAACTAGAGGCAGCAAGGAGGGAACCAGCTGTCACGAGAGACTATGAGCTGCCTTTCAAAGTTGGTAAAATATTCAGATGGGTGAAATGGGTTGGCCTATAA